A single region of the Brienomyrus brachyistius isolate T26 chromosome 10, BBRACH_0.4, whole genome shotgun sequence genome encodes:
- the mogat3a gene encoding 2-acylglycerol O-acyltransferase 2-A, with amino-acid sequence MKIEFAPLNIPLRRRLQTAAVVQWVFSFLALAQCCLALFLLLCLSQWWVLAVLYAGWLYLDRDTPIRGGRRSHWVRGWTVWAYFKDYFPISLIKTVDLDPKRNYLFGFHPHGVLVAGGFGNFCTEASGFATLFPGLTPYLLMLPFWFRVPFFRDYIMSGGLVSSEKSSASYILSQPEGGHVAVVTIGGAPESLEARPGALKLQVLNRKGFIKLALKHGAQLVPVFSFGENELFDQMENPVGSPLRGIQDRLQKVMGVALPLFHARGIFQYSFGLLPYRKPIHTVVGRPIQVVQNPCPSREDIDALHKTYLDGLIQLFEENKANYGISEDKHLTFI; translated from the exons ATGAAGATCGAGTTTGCTCCGCTGAATATTCCCTTGCGAAGGCGCCTTCAGACGGCGGCTGTCGTTCAGTGGGTTTTCTCCTTCCTCGCTCTGG cccaGTGCTGCTTGGCTCTCTTCCTGCTGCTGTGCCTCAGCCAGTGGTGGGTTCTCGCAGTGCTCTATGCCGGCTGGCTCTACCTGGACCGGGACACGCCCATCAGGGGGGGGCGCCGCTCCCACTGGGTCCGCGGCTGGACTGTGTGGGCCTACTTCAAGGACTATTTCCCCATCTCG CTGATTAAGACCGTGGATCTCGATCCCAAACGCAACTACCTGTTTGGCTTCCATCCCCATGGCGTCTTGGTCGCTGGGGGGTTTGGGAACTTCTGCACGGAGGCCTCTGGGTTTGCGACCCTCTTTCCAGGCCTGACACCATACCTGCTGATGCTGCCTTTTTGGTTCCGTGTTCCGTTCTTCAGGGATTACATCATGTCCGGCG GTCTAGTGTCCAGTGAGAAGAGCAGCGCAAGTTACATCCTAAGCCAACCTGAGGGCGGTCATGTGGCAGTGGTGACTATAGGGGGCGCTCCAGAGTCACTGGAGGCTCGGCCAGGAGCCCTGAAGCTGCAAGTGCTCAACAGGAAAGGATTCATCAAGCTGGCTCTCAAACACGG GGCCCAGTTGGTGCCTGTATTCTCATTCGGGGAGAATGAGCTGTTTGATCAGATGGAGAACCCTGTGGGCTCGCCCCTACGCGGCATCCAGGATCGGCTGCAGAAGGTCATGGGCGTGGCCCTGCCTCTCTTCCACGCCCGGGGCATCTTCCAGTACAGCTTCGGTCTGCTGCCCTATAGGAAGCCCATCCATACAGTTG TTGGCCGACCCATCCAAGTTGTCCAGAACCCCTGCCCAAGTCGAGAGGACATTGATGCTCTCCACAAGACCTACCTAGATGGACTTATCCAGCTCTTCGAGGAGAACAAGGCGAACTACGGCATCTCGGAGGACAAGCACCTGACCTTCATCTAA